Proteins found in one Zea mays cultivar B73 chromosome 1, Zm-B73-REFERENCE-NAM-5.0, whole genome shotgun sequence genomic segment:
- the LOC100192824 gene encoding uncharacterized protein LOC100192824 — MAGCDGAKSSASMEEEACAEKKYGGIAPKKPLISKDHERAYFDSADWVLGKQAANSSSSTRTAAAVESLKPKLKRTPHHQLPPRKPTCASS, encoded by the exons ATGGCGGGCTGTGATGGAGCCAAGTCGTCGGCGTCCATGGAGGAAGAG GCATGCGCGGAGAAGAAGTACGGAGGGATCGCACCCAAGAAGCCCTTGATATCCAAG GACCACGAGCGCGCCTACTTCGATTCTGCGGACTGGGTGCTGGGCAAG CAAGCCgcgaacagcagcagcagcacgagGACCGCAGCCGCGGTCGAGTCTCTGAAGCCCAAGCTGAAG AGAACGCCGCACCACCAGCTGCCGCCTCGTAAGCCCACCTGCGCTTCCAGTTGA